A region of the Silene latifolia isolate original U9 population chromosome 9, ASM4854445v1, whole genome shotgun sequence genome:
attgTGATGATCTTTCTCACTGTATTCTAATGAACTTTGGTTTAGTTATTTTACTGATAGTATTGTTTCCTATTTCTACTGTTATTGTTGTCTTGGATTTTCTTGAATGTTTGCATGAGTATTCCAATATTGAGGGGGAACCTTTTTTACAACTTTTTTTgtgacttgccatcatcaaaggggaatTTGTTGTACCTATTTTATTGATGGTGACAAGTCCTTCACTTTTATATCCCTCTAAATTAATGGTGTGTTATACGTGTGTATGACAGATCCACAAGTAGATCGTATTTGCTCGGAAGAAAAGACGGACGGTACTTGGATCATGTCTTGGATTGTGTCTAAAAATATGTAAGAGTATAAAATGTGTGCTTACTCTTTTGTTCGGTCCATTAAATCACGGCTTATTATTTTGGACAAAATAATTTCAAGATAAGATGTTTTCCTAATAATTgtttttgatggaaaattatTTCGTAGGATTTTCCTCAGTTTGCTCAAAAATATCTTTATGTTTTGAGGAGTTTGTGTTTGAGAAGGCAACTAAAAATATCATGGTCAAAGATTTGGTTTAAGATTAGTTGCCTAACTAAAAGATTTAATTTGGTTAACCTTTGACAATTATATAAGGTAGACAAATCATTTGTTGATAAAACAATCCAGACATACACGTGAGCTTGAATGTCAAAAATAAGTTTCAGCAAAGATTAGTGGTGCATGTTCTTGAAAAGTGTGTTTTGCAAATCTGTTTTTAAACATGTCTTTGTTTTTCTCTTCTGAGTTTGCAAAATATTTTTTACGTCGTGTTTTATAAGATCGTTCTTGAGTACACAAGTTCTTATACTTATATGAATATTTTGTCTCCATCGTTCCaattgttgaaccatataaggagataatttgtGTTGTAATTTTCTCTTTTGTGAGAGAGTATTTTTGGGGTAGggggttgtactcgagtcgcacgaTCGGGGTTGATCGTGGGGCTTTTCTTTGTATTCAAGTTTGGTTATAAAGGAAATATtaataagagagagggtggacgtaggcctttagagagtaggtcgaaccacgttaaaaatcgcgtgtctctttctttcttttatttcgtttgctcttgattttagttgtttttctttTTGGTTCACGTATTTACTCAAACGAACTATATAGCACAACTTTGATTGTTTGAACAGTCACCGAGACTGTCCAATTTCGCTTTAATTTTaaaaagggtacttaattcaccccctccccctcttaagtaccggatcgataaactcaacaGCTATCCTCCGGGATATCAAGGACACACAAATCGGCCGGGATTAAGTACTTTCCAATCTTGACGGGTATGTGCTCTAGCACCCCCAAAGGGcgcttgacggacctatccgcTTGTTGGAGGGTCATGGTAGTAGGAGCAAGACTATGAATGCCaattttctttgcaacttttaaaggaataacactcacacttgctcccaAGTCACAAAGAGCTCTTGATATAGGGACACCACGAACTACACAAGGAATTGAAAACCTTCCCGGGTCACCAAGTTTAGTGGGCATTATGTTAAGAAGATTAGCACTACATGCTTCTTCAATCGCCACAATTtcttggtcacccaagactcttttcttAGCCAAGATATCCTTTAAAAATTTTGTGTAAGTTGGCATGTTCAAAATCACATCGGTAAAGGGTAGGGTTACTTCAAGTTTCCCTAGCATgtcacaaaacttggcatacttGAAGTTTTCCCTACTCTTTATTGCTCTTAAGGGGTAAGGAATATGGGTGACAAGTTGAGAATTGGAGAGTGCCTTTGGAGGGTTTGATTTCTTTGTTACCTTTGTGGTGGGCTGCAAGAGCACTTATTCGGTAGCATCTTCACCCACTTCTTCCTCATAGGGTAGATCCTCAACTAAACCATCAAGTTCCTTTTCCACTTGTATTTCCCCACTTGATGATTCTTCACTTGCTTTCTTCTCTTTCTTTGCGTCACTCATCCTTGTCGATGGTGTCATTGGTGGGCTTTCCCTTCCACTATTTATTTCCATCCTTTTTCTCTTGGGATCCACTATCTTGATGGACTTGGTTTCTTGTCATTTTCTCAAACTTCTTGGTGAGAAGGTCAAGCTTGGCATTTTGTCTCGGCATTTGCATTAGAAGTGGTTTCCTTGGGATATCGCCCATTCCTCTTAAGCACATTGCCCGTTGATCCGTAGTTGGCCTCTGAGTCCACCATCTTTCTGATTAGTGTCCTGGCTTCTTCATCACCCAAATGGTCGAATCCCCCTCCCATGGAGGCATTTACCATTTCTTTAGTTATTAGCAACAAGGTTTGGAAGAAGGTTTGGGTGACATACCACGGTGAAATCCCATGGTGAGGACAACTAGCGATATGTTCTTGATATCGATCCCATGCCTCACCCAAGGATTCTCCATCCTCTTGTTGGAAAGTGTGGTTCTCGTTTCAAAGCATGGCGATCTTGGATGATGGGTAGTACTTGGCCAAGAATGCTTTTGACACGgatgtcgcaaccctatcaaaaataaaaccaactgcctctactaatgcagcagaggtaagtcggctATCATATCCACAGGGAGGTGGTCATTATCTGCTCGTTATTTGGTCTGTCTAAAGTCACGAAACggggggtttgagttgatttCTAGCTAAGAACTGAATTAATGCAAGGATGAAAAAAGAGATTAATCAAGTAGAGAAAAGCATGCCAGGatatcggttcaccatgatactATACAAATCAGTTAAAAGTAGGTCggtcggtctaatgtgagaagggtaaaggagaggtcctttcggtccgctatccgccctaaaatactactagctTAGCTTTCTCCCTCACTAGTGTTATCTGTTGTTCATTataggtctgttcattccaatctctcgatctaggtctgaatttaaccagattaattgATTCAATTGCGTACATTCAATTtaacaattacagttatattgctatgaaacaattctcacattaaatctcctaaaccaactatcgcatcatcgttttactaccatggttcccctaatcctagcattaaagaATTAGCTAACCATAATAATGGGTGAagcaaaagagaaagaaaaagcaATAAAACGCATAGTATAGAGacgaaaaggaagagaaataatactGGAgtaaaagggaagaaggaattacaaAAGTCTAGATCTGGAAAGTGAGAAGCCAAAAGTAACTTTGAACAGTACCAAGAGTAGAGGAAAAGTTGAATGAAAAAAAGATgcctaaacctaattacgtctctcctatttataggagataTATTTTATTAAACCTAAGATATTAAAATCCCGCGTCTAAACACCTAGTTACTAGATTGAGCATATTAGAAACACTCGATCAGACAACATCtaacaaaaacctctcgatcgagtgaacttaggtactcgatcgaacactatcaaaaaggcaccattcgatcgaggacattatgtaacacccccgtacaccaagatgccttaccaagggccatcccagtgtatgacgtgttactatctcggttacccgaggtagtagatcaaataaataATAGAAGAACATTTATGTTATAATACATTAAGCTTTTACAACCCAAAACAACGTAACGAGATACAAAGTGATAACTACGACAACTACTAGGCTCATGCGTCAAGACACCTACTCCGGTAGCTTGGTGACTCGATTCAGCAAACAGACCAActatacctgctaaaccaactactcaccatcacctaatggatcaccacaattttgaaaacacaacacggggtcagttacaaAATAACCAAAGCaagacaagtacaaaaaggcaaccagctgatcatcatccacctccggtctcccgatctcacacagtaaccgactacacaccgaattCTGTAGCCttaccagattacccatcgcaacaggtaatcctcgctactagtgggggaccgcagccaatccccacctaagcctcgctcatcaacGGGCaatatccatgtcccttaatgtgcacatcccctcccgtggcaggttccacggaggcgaactagggtgtgaagccactcccgcaagtaactcgaccacaatcatcacaacaccaacaccacaccaactctccaacaatgatcagcagACAAACAATCGTAAAAAAtacaacataatctcaaatcaattaaacaggaactgagtagggaaaccccacCTTATCGCCAAACCATGAAAATACATCCACAATTAGCCAAGCAAAAATCCGAGACGTATCCAACAAAcggtaaccatatcctattataAGACAACCCCAAGAACCTAGTGAAAAAGACAACAAAACAACAACTTACCTAGTGACACGGACCGGCGACGACAACGGCGAAATCCTCACACGCCTTTTTCATATGTACCTTTTCCCGTTCCATGGTAAGTGTCTAGGCTAGATGAGAGTGTCGGAAAAaggtgggtgataggtgagagaggGATAAATTAGGGTTAGAGTGAAATGGAACCGTCGGAAATGAAATAAGActtgcgaacttgcgttttataataacgcgtcaacaGCGGCTATACTTGGTCAAGTActcttatactcggccgagtaagccctactcgttCGATTGTtcccactactcggccgagtattctctaCTAGATCAAGCAACCAACCGCATAAGTCACTTCTCTTCACTTATCCTCTCACCTATCCCCTCCTAGGGTCTTCCGTAgtcaaagggtcggtcaaaagggtccttaaacatagtgggtattacagtcttccccccttgaAAGGAAATTCATCCTCGAAGTTCAACCATACTTCCTAACCGCGATGACGTAAAAATAAGAAAAGGCACATCATTTCACAAATAAGACACTTAAGATGTACAAGGCCACAAGGTGTCACCACTACCCGATtacatgaattaatttcgtgacaaCTCGCTAATGAAGTTAAATGAACGACAATGAAACATAGAAAAGAAGATGAAGCACAAAGGAACTTTGGTTTATATAAACTTTTATAtcgcgatgttatctaccccccttaaaaggaacttcgtccccgaagttcgttgCACCCAAATAACCAAGGTCAACCGAAAGcagaacaataattatggaacaTATACCCTGGTGCAAATCAAACACACACCCCTACACATACGTAAACAATCACTTTATGAATGCTAGACAAGGAAATGATACACACAACACACTTAATGAACTACAAGAAGTATGTAACGTCATTTTCATTGATTAAAGAGgggctactactactactacgaaCACAATGACACCACATATTACCTTTACCGTCACACTTTAAACTTCCCTATATGTCATGATTACATGCACAAGTTACCTTATAATAAGGTTCGGAGACACCAACAAAATATTGAAGCATCCACAAGACCAAAGAGTTGACCATTTAAGGCTATAACGATTTTCAGCAACGTAGGGTGCATAAtccgggtactcgaccgagtttactagtgtactcggtcgagtaagaactactcggccgagtatgctgtTACACTCGGTCGATTTTTCATGGGCAGGGGGTAAATTTTCGACATTAGGCACAAGTTTGTCAATGATCATACCTGCACAATGTCACATACTCCATTTCCAACTAAAAGTTTGTGTCGACGAGGTCTCAAACATAGTAAGCGAAAATAAAtagcggccttatggccaattacAATCATCCGAAAGTAAAGAGTACGATAAGGAATGATAAATATCCATCATCAAACCGAAAACAAATCCAGCAATACAACGAATCACACATCTGAACCCTCTTCCATCTCCTCACCACCACCCGCACCGGATGTATCAGCTCCTGATGTACCTGCTCCTTGAAAAGCCCCAGTTAAGTAGCCTCCACCACCTAGCTGACagccgtagttggctccccacggtctcgcgaggcagccaaactcggtctcctcaTGTGGCCTCCAAAAACTGGGGTTAACTCTGTATCTGTGGATAACTCATGTGTCCACTCCAGGTCCCCTCCGCCAAACGGGATGTGCCAACGCTGTCCTTATACCCTGGTTATgagccatctcatgcatgttccggagtacCAATGTAGTTGAGATCCGCTCAGTCAAGTCACTCACTCACCTACATCCTAGGATCATGaactgtggggtagggcgagtactatGGTGGGTAGAAGCTCGGTgtggagtaagagggctcagtaCCAACACTTTCACTTTTCCTGTCCCGACATTCACTTTCACATTCTCACGCATCTCTACTACGTAACTTTTATCACGTATCTTATAACTATTGTGTAAGCTTACTAATCACGCCAAGAACTTTACGAATGCCACCAAAGATTACTTGACACGGCCCAAATGCCACTATCACACTTATTAACTCTAGCAACGAGTTAACCAGAGGCAACTCCGACTCAGTTAACATACatatcacacatacacacacggactccacattcccataccatgtgactggcttaagtgtcacggggccaagattttgaaatgagggcgcttactcacccaaaatctagcatcggcggggctcccattacacatacaccaggttcattttattagactcactacgttcattattttcatttgttacaggttccaaaatcgtcgctctgataccactttgtaacacccccatatacagaggagccttaactaggccttccttagcatataaaggcgttaccatctcggttgcccgaggacagtaataatcaagtgTCGATAGAAGAACTATTAAATCACTTTACAAGCCATTTATCCAACTAacgatacaaaagatacaactcaaagactacttgcTATAATTATTAAATCTCGTggcgactcatccctgcccggactccagctagcaaccacatcaacacctgctaagacagactgctcaccataggggatcacggcagacacataaacaaacaagacaaccacacaaggtcagtactgagataagacacaaccaAGTTAACCACAACTACCAAAACAACACaacacaaacaatcacaatcaggtactccactccatctccgtcaccgactgtccactggaccagccctgccaatgggggaccgcagccgttcccacctaagccccgctcatcataccgagcgataaccctgtcccattaatgtgcacatccccttccgtggcgggttccacgaagggcgaaactagggcgtgaagccactcctgcaagtgactccactcagccgagaacgcatctcgagaaccacagacaaacaatcacagtcACAACCACAATCGTCTACATACCGTCCCACGATCGCaatcacaacacaacaacaacgataCAACGATCTACACTGTAATACctggtattttaatatgatattatattaggccgagttaccagctgggtcgtgtagtgtatttgtgactcgggtaattatgtgactcgggttttaattaatctaactaggctaggcccgtatcgtcttaatagcacctatcctatatgtataacccatctaaccaaaccctaatctccctatcaccatattcattttaaccatgagaaaagagagaaaagagagaagagggagccatgtgtgaagggagccgcgtgaggaattgcgaggcgatttctcagcctattctcatcctatttcgtaagtagactatcctattacctctttattcaattattagcataattatagtagtattgggataattttcgtaaccctagaattggtttgggggtttttgattataaattgtatgagataaatgaatggaatagttacagcaatttacagattcgttggtctgtgttatttgagtgttttagctgtcttaaagccgtgggatgcacaaagttaaagaagagactcatatttattccaagcctagtttatgcctgtgaaaattggtaacATTtaaccgtgtagtttttcctgaagaaattatttgtcaacgtctatctaaaaagtccgcaaatcagtagaggctgaaatattacttctaaaacataatttagatattgatttggtactgggtctttttcatatatttaatttaaagagtttagatgagttaggcgttgggtttacttaagaatcatttgtcaaactcgttttatgaatcaatactttatatgcgacggtttctgtcagtttttggaaatcagtctgaaaacccttgataagtttggaatttgagaaaaacacgttagctataaattgtagctaagactcatggggttccaattcaattggccttgcatcaattctaattttctggaattagttattcattttataccgagtctgccatgagcaggaaaatcaggaaaagtcgtgtttgttctttaaattgatattcctattaagttatgatgagtctaggttatgtgcatgattaattgactgagtagatggtaattatacataattatgttatgttggtgatggataagtgaaggatcataagtgattgcttgtgtgtgcttggattgcgaaaaggtaggaaaatacacttgacttattatcgttgatgttgaattgtgttgacttgtttgtgtttcgtatgaccaaactgtgaacgttgacttgcttcgtggctgttgatttacgttatgattcatatactggaaggtgattgactgaattgatcgtattgagtatgttatcacaacatttggtaaccggcatgattttatgattgatcagttcaaagatatatatattgtgttgcaataatttcttttgagcattcatatgcattggagatggaggatgttgtggtgatgtggtgtggtgaagatgatgttgtgataaggcccaggcgcgggttctgcagacttgccctggtgtcctcaacaaggaaatggcagatcggctacggtcgatatatagtcacTGGGACCGGTATggtgggtgttccgggttatgagatatgagttgagatggagatggtggtgacggaggagcatgcatatcatattttgttgtttcattgtattccctactcaacctcgtggttgaccctgtgtattcgtgaacacctgtgacgatccaaatattggggagcaggcttgacaggtttatgagataggctgggagcttgatgggcgtgagacactggatcagaagacttagtagctagatcatcatttagaagactttcactttcaattatgttagttccttgtaatttgatgtaaaagaggttttgtaataattaagttaaagtaattatatattttgccttggagtttaatttgttattcactacctcgggaaaccgagatggtaacagtccggtttattagggaatgtcttgctaaaggctccttcataaatcggggtgttacaaagtggtatcagagagaacgatcctcaggcctaaaccaatgaacccaatgaatgtaggatgtgtctaaataaaatgaacccctgggaataaactgttaggagctcacagtacGGTTAAGAAGGCggccttaatacgtgctcttttgccctctcagttttgaaccaggtaacccgagagaaaattgagtgaatgggggtagttagaaggaaaaccttggatataattgagttgatgtataccttgagacccatatattctaaccattctgcaggacaacatcacggtaagtattttgtatgaatgatgacgtgatcatatgatgttgtggagatgagaaataaattttcgtgttcagattgataatcaatgaagtgttggattgtggtaatcgtgagcgtgaaaataattgcgaattgatgatatttatctggatggatgtgaatgacgtgttgatattgttattatgtctagtgatatgcggttatgtgatcccgaagccatgctagtatagtattgtgatagtaatcagaaacactattgaattgcttgtttctagtcatagtaatcgtgatttagatgtaaggagtagatcgagatgcgaagggattctatgggatagatgtttacgtaagtacaaagtgtgagatttaagttgggatgggttagtatacatagtatgttcataagagcttgtaacatagtaaagaatgacctagtgctgaaactcgttttgtttgattatactctttaattgaccttactgccatttcttttctgtttattgcctatggatgaaaattttatgagagatacctcgtgagttagtgttcatttggcgttggtttcatgcttataggatatatggattaggagtaataaatattttagtgggctgtggtcaggaagttcctgtgcagtgatgtttcgaccaacgattttgtaaaaatcctcatttaaattgtattaataatttttgcataattccaactccatcgttcagaagattcgcatatgttttcaaattgataagccacgaaaatttttgaTGTCTCTAttttaaatggtaagttttgcaaactgacccaagtttcggaccaattctttgtcacatacttgtttggaccaacgagttgtaaaatcctttaaaaattgaattcttgagctttggacctcattctttttctcacgaattattaactctctgtatgttataaaaagtaatataactcaagttttcgttgaacggttatttattcgtgatttttttggaagttacaacgtgaatcataacttttaaaatgtgaatgctatgttgagttttcatgcagttgttcgattatttcatgagccttattaatgtgaaattatagtgtccttatatgatgatagtagcaaacatattcattggttatgtatcttaactagtgataaaataaaattaaagtttagtttataacattgttggcatgatagtatgagtgaaattgaatagcttaatttgattcttaatcgagggtgaaatattttatacgagtccagttgtttgcatattttatgcttggcatgttataatatctctggtgtgttcatcatatttgtatagtggtcggatatatataaatataaaactatattgtcatatcttggtaaagttggtggcgttaaatgttaacttgattgttctaatatacttgcatgaatatttataataattatgttcaaatgtttacacatggatggtagtaatgagtatgtctaaatgttcacacatgtaggatgtcatctgagttctaatgtcttttatgtgagtctgtgtgcctatagttatacttattactttcattgcattaatttatttcagttgaacctaaacttatgatatgataataaaatagtgttgttgctccttattggatatgttcatagttgtattgtcatgaaatgctaaggtgattgttgcaattgtcacgatatttgaaatatagtttgatatagttacgatatagttacgatatttgaaatatattctcgaaccgtcgctatgaattataatgagataaccctttgatgattcacatgttatgcgtatgtttaaatgatagtcgttataattacgtttaattgagccgcgagttgcctatttgttcaaaccgtgcaaaccagagaactagttcaccttgctaatcttttgtcatagataatgttttacaagttatatgatggtatatgtacatgtttaagttgtttatgcgatatcttttattttctttgaaaatgaattatacttgagttgatggatacaattgaatggtatggttgctaaaatgttaaacatatgtgtgatatggaagtaattttgttgttattgtgaatcatataaccattaatactcaattgtaatttcagttgtttgacttctacattattaaattaattactcatgacttacaatcgatggttccgtaaggagtttaacaggaattttataatgtgcctccgatctaaactaataatcttcttatattgactatatggttagactcttgtctagttcttatgacgtgataaatcgttttaaaatttaacatgtgattgagttggtacttatacttttgtgtgaccatgcaacccgtgataaatagatctgtaataaagaggtaaaattttgattgaacacggttaatttgtagttacttgctttacatcatggtacgaatcgtatgcttttcgagacgtcaccagggaatgtgtactatctaaaaggtctccgattaaaggttgtagtcgtgttagccgtgaatataatcgagtcaagaagtgcaactaaaatcccgatgttgaggtaatagtcgttcattagtaaagataggactgaaatgaataagatgaaccggtaaattacgaaatatgagtcgacacctaagcttatattgtttgaaggaattgagttaagtttatctgattttgagtcaaatggattctatggacggctctgttataagatttatgttaagaaagttattcaccgtccaaagatgaaagtaaatgttttgaaaatgaagttaaattttgtcgtgtgagtataaattgaaTGAGATTTCCGGCCGAGTgtccggttgtatggtttcatgatatttgctagtcctgggaatgaagctagaacggagtcacaaatagtgggttaatttagtcatgttgttcgttcatgtagtgaattagtgggttgtggttagttacgaatgtcaaaactggaaatgtaatgtggtgatttaagtgagttgtgtgttaacatggtatgttgatattagcatgatatgtaatgaatatttgtaaaattggtgtagttaaatacatttaatcttttatgtcatggtgttgggtgcggtttaaatatatttagcaccaagaatgaaattttatgtatgatagtattgtatgttaactttccaatatcattgttttactcgcttgactgactcgaccaataagcttgtaaaatttgccaatcaatgtgcattcgtcattcgtcattcgaccaatatttcttggaaaatatgctatttgacatgaaccatatgtgagcacctaagcatcttcatctttataacctgagtagtaatgtataaattagattgacaagcagatcttgtgaatgttattgcatgtattgattgatatgaagagtgtttagattaatactgaaatgtcttaagttattcaacatggcttttgctccgatccgtggcgatgtgctgtagcagcagtaactgtagcttccttgagagagcttgtatattgattgtctttagtagggattagttaacttgaacgtgagttgtgaatcttttatcctctttcagttgttagca
Encoded here:
- the LOC141601442 gene encoding uncharacterized protein LOC141601442, which translates into the protein MLGKLEVTLPFTDVILNMPTYTKFLKDILAKKRVLGDQEIVAIEEACSANLLNIMPTKLGDPGRFSIPCVVRGVPISRALCDLGASVSVIPLKVAKKIGIHSLAPTTMTLQQADRSVKRPLGVLEHIPVKIGKYLIPADLCVLDIPEDSC